Within Paramormyrops kingsleyae isolate MSU_618 chromosome 24, PKINGS_0.4, whole genome shotgun sequence, the genomic segment ATATAACATAAAAGTTAAACGTTTAATGCACGCGAACTAACTAACGTATgattatgataataataataataatgtgtcaTCATTAACATAAAACAGTAGTACTGAAATAATTTCGGCAAAATAAGAATTTAGGTACCGTACCAGTTCTGCACCGAAACTATACAAAACGTAACCAACAGGCCAGATGTTTACATAGAAGTCAGTCTGCAATTTCATCTAAAAACCTCATAGGTCAAAAAAGGTTTCCTGCCATTAAAATTCTACATAATCTCAGAAACAGTCAATTGACTAAAAGCAACCAATTTGAACAACTTCACTTGAGTAGATGCCTTTGTAAAATAAAGCTTTCTCTTTCGAAGTGACCTTGGTTTGGGGTCACGGGCCACAAAATcagataaaattaaaaatatgaagAAATGTTACAATTTGTTACGGGAGTAAGGGGTACCAAGGACAGTTACAAAGTCACGTGTAATATACGCTGATAATTCGCCATACCTATGCATTAAAATTCCCACACATTAGAAAAGATTTTACGAGTGAGGCTTTATCAGTAACATTTTATATTCTGTTGATGAAACGTTGCACTCTATCAAGCAAACATCTCAGACTGACCGATTCCATTGAGGATCTATATATACCTTGCATCCGCTTTTGCATTTAATTGCGttttaagaaaatcaaacaTTAAGACAATAAAGTATTCTCGGAAATTCAACGTTTCTGTAGTTTTTCAGTTTAACATGTAGGAGAGATGAGAGTACCTTTAGTAATAATATATTTGTGAGGTCACCTGAGAAAATGcttgtattttttaattatacttATTGGTCTCTGATATCATGTCTTTAACTTTGAAAATTAAGCATTTTTTCCATTATAATCGGACATTTAAAGTAAATTCCTATTCGAATTTAGGGTAAAAACCTTTCCCGTTTCTTGTCGCCTACTAACCATAAACGATTTTTAACACATGGCAGTTCTCCGCTCTCTGTTGCAAAGCACATTTTATCTTTTATCTTGGTTTATCTTATTCTGTATAGCTCCATTACGCGTTCAATTTAATTCTGTCCAAAGTAAATATATTCGACGACATGGACGccaatcagtgtttttttctcctacATTGGTGCCGCTAGCCTTCGTGTTTAAGTCATGCAGACTGAGATCCATCTCGGGCATTAAGGGATTTTAAAACGCGGTTCCGATTAATTTAGCTTCCGAACACGAGTCGCCGTCGGGTCTGGCAAAAAAAATGgcacagaaaataaataattgtcaAAATATCAACGAATGGCACAGCAGAGACAGGCTTACCAGTTATTCTGTAAGGAGAATTCAAGGAATCTGACAGATTTAAAAGGTCCCCATCGGCCCCCAGTAGCTGACGTTTGCTTCCGCTTTTGGTAAAATGTGGAATTGACCCATAGTACCTCTTTTTAGACATTTCTGCCCTGCCAGTTGTTTTGAATTCTTGCCCAAATTCAagtttataaaatgttttagtggGCCACATTTTATGTTTTACCCAAAACTGGCGCAAAACGCGAGTACAGGACgagcagcagagaggctggcgggggggacggggggacgGAGCGCTACAGCTGCACAGATTATAGTCAGGCTTTGGGGGTGGGACGAGGAACAACTACACCAAGAAACAGAGACGCATCTTTATGCATTCAAAATGAATACATGGTTACTTTAAAATTTCTCATTGCATTTACAAGCTAGACTACGCTGCGCTCGGAATGTGCCAAACTGTCTCACAAAACGTTAAAAGCCGTTACACATTTTACAAATATCATTACAATCATTTAGAAattttctgtttaattattgcaaaataaacttGCCTTTACTCAACTTGTAATTTGTCTATTGTAGTTGTAGTTACTCATATCCAACCATAAAATTGGCATTGATGAGGAATACaagtttttacaaaaaaaaattaaataaattaaaaaagacaAGGTTAATTTCAATGGCTGAGTCTTCTTTTTTAACGAGAGACCATTTTAATTAGAAAACTATCCGGTTTTGGCTCCATGACCGAATTTACAATGCACATATTTAAATTATGAACATGGATGTGTTTGCCAACACATTCTCACAAAGACATTTCTCAAATCTGGCATTTTATAAGTAAGACCACACTAATACAGGCCACGTTCCAGCACCAGAAAAATTAACAAATGAACTAATGAGCGATGCATATACTTAACAGAAAGCCATCAACAGAGAGGTTACACAAACAGCTATAGCTACTGCAGCAGACCATCAGCCTAGACGACATTTACCAATCCGCACAACTCCTCTGATATGCTACCAGATAACAGAGATGAGACGCATATCGTCAAcaccaaataataaaaaaaaggcaTTTCTATCAGAACACAACATTCCATAAACAGCCAGACAGACAAAACAGCAATGGGATGAACCTGCTGTGCTGGGCTTTAAGAACTCTTCTGTCAAATTACAATAAGGTGcacaaggaaaacaaaacaaaacaaaaacaaaataaaacaaaacaaacataggCCTAAACATGAAATTACCTTTTCTTCAATTGTGGGTAACTTATAaattctttatttaaaaatctgtaaaaCATATACCAAGAGTACTTTATTCATTAGGAAATTAGTTGTTGTTAAATCTCACTTTCAACTGGGAATCAAGTTAGAGGAATAATATTGAACACATGATTTAGACAATCCTTTGAGATCCGTTCCCGCAAGGAACTGGCCAAACTTTCAGACGGAGAACACAGGGCCACTAACACTGACTTTTAATAAAGAATCTCAGGTAAAGAAATATATATCACTGTAAACAGAAGACAGTACACAACACACCTCCATAATTACCTCAccggggtttttttttttttttttttacttacaaTATGTAAGAAAACACGATGGCTTGTCTCATGCCACCTACATCAGgatccctccccctctccccccccccccaccccattcatAGCAACGCTGCTCCACCTGAACACCTGAACCCTCCGAGGCTGGACAGTGACTAATGCGCTTCACTGGAACTCACTCAGCCTGGTTGACGCACTGTCACTGCTGAAGTAGTTACCTTATCAAGTGCAGATAAAGGCTCTAAGCCTTGCGGAGAAATAAAAGTGGGATTCAGCCTCATGCTTTCAAATATTAATCATATATTTAATTGATATACATATATTGCCACCATTGGCACGTACAATATTGCACACAGTAATGAAGTATAGCATGGGAACCCTTCGTGAGCCAAATGTTCAAAATGACAATGTGGAAtaatgctgaaaaaaaaaagtaaaatataaaacaaattagACATGCTAACTAATCCCTTAATAGAGGTCTTTAGCAACTTACAAATTACATGTGCTGCCCAAGTCGCAGATCTACACACAGAAAACATCACAAAGGGCTGTCTAGGCATCTTTCATTCCCGACCCAGTCCAGCGTGTCTCGATCTGCCCTGTTCCCCCTCACACTGTGCACACAGAGCAGGCCTCTGGATTTTCTAGGTGACAACATCCATGTTTACATTAAGGCTTATGCCTGGAAAGCTCGGGAATAACGACGCGGTATTCCGAAATCCGCCCGCCTCTCTCCAGGCTTCTCGGAGACCTCCCGTCGGGCCGGGTGACGGCGACGGCCAGCTGGAAGCCCGGACGAAGCTGAGCATCAATCCAAAGCACTGGACCAACATGTAAACATGTGGAGTGTGTAAGGCACCAGGCTGTTTAAATGCTGCAGAGGTGGCCTCCAACAGCAGTTTGGCTGGGTACAGTGAACATGCAGCAGTCACCTACTCAGTGCTACTCAGGTTTTGCTGTTGGACCTTTGATTTCTctttagagtttttttttttttgtctttaaatATTACCCCACAAAAATGTGGGTTTTCCCCATTTAAGACTGAATACATCTGATTCACAAAATCATATATATACTAAGTTAGCACTTTTGTTAAACAGATTTGTCAAAATTTCCACGTTCGGGACGGGGTCGAGTTTAACAGTTCAGCAGTAAATACCGTAATTAATAACCTGTTGGTAAGAAGTAGTCTCATCTGGACATTGCTGCATGTTGTCACTGCACTtgccaataaaataaaaaggtaCTTTCATACACACTGCATGACAAGTCGACACAAAGGTTTAGCGCAACTCCTCGCCTGCATAACTACAATGTCAACcatagcaaaacaaaaaaaaccaaaaaacgATGAGATTATAAGATAACTCCTTTAAATGCCTGTTCACTTTGACAATGAGTGCACTAACCAGCTGAATACGGACATGGCTCTGGCGCCACTCGCGTTACCTTCAACTCCACCTCAGCCTGCATGACATTTAAACAGAGCTCCGATAGCATGCTTTGCCCTCACTGAGTGCCATATGCATGTGTACACcattcgtgtgtgtgtgtgtgtgtgtgtgtgtgtatgtatgtatatatatatatatatatatgtatatatatatatatatgtatatatacatacatacatacacacacacacacacacatacacacgcacgtaatttatatacgtatatatacacacacgcgcgcgcgcacacacacatacacattctaCTCACAGGTAACTAGAGTGGCATTACTATATGACAACCTCTCTTAAAAAGGTTGAACgttttggttaaaaaaaatctaaaatatcTGCTTTGTGCTGAAGTCAAATGTTAGCTCACATGAAAAGGACATTTCTCATAACTCGGCAATATCTCCATTTGAACATTGCAAACACGTTTATAATAGCTCGAACGTGTACAAAAGTTCTTGGTTAATTAGGGAAATAATCACTCAGTTCTTTATCATTTTAATCAAGTAGGAAACACAGTTCATATATAAtgttattactttgtttagcaGCCGCTTACTGTTTTAATGGTGGGTAAGTGGGTAACATCCAGCGATGGGTGGTCGGAACTGTCAGTTTGTGTTCGTTCTGTGGGTGGTGCTCCCTTGGAGTTAAACAGTTACAGTTTAAtctttatgtttcttttttacagtaaagttcttttttaataataatttctcTTTTGTTATTTTGATTACTCTGTACtcttttttgcatgtttttgccCCGTTTATCAATCCTCGTCACCGTCATCGGGATGCAGCTCTTCTTGCTGCTGGAGCTCGCACGCTCTCTTCTCCCGCTGCTTCTCCTGGATCTTCTTCATCTCCTCCGCGTATTTACAGAAAGTGTTGCCGAATTTGGACCATACTTTGTAGGGCACCGTGATGGAGTTGCGGTACGTTGGCTTCACCTCGCTGACCCGCATGAAGACCCCGTACTTGTTGGAGCCCACGTCGAAGAAGAAGCGCTTGTTGTCCACAGTCAAGGAGGTCCCTTCGGGCAATTCGGCCGGTTCGTCCTCCACCCCGTAGTCGTCGATCAGCTTGGCCAGAGCGTCGCGAAACTCGATAAGTCCTTGCGCCGGGAGAGCGATGGTCTGGCCCTGCGTGGATCCTAGTCCCGGCCCCCGGTTCACGGTCTGTCGGATCCTTAGGAACCGGCCCCGCTGGTTCTCCTTAAGATCCATGTAGTATTTCCGATTTTCCCGCACCAGGAACTCGCTCTTTAGCGCCCGCCGCGGCTCGTCTTGTGCTATGTCCGGATTGCTGGGTCCTAACTGGGCATAGTGCTCGATGAAGTCCCCCAGGTAGTCACGGAACTCGACAGCCACCGACATGGAGAGAGTGAGGCGGCTCTTGTTTCCTCCGGCCCCGACCTCGGCTATCTTCAAGAAACGGCCCTTGGCGTTCTGCTTTACGTCCAGGTAGAAGCGTTTGTTCTGAATGTCGACCCGCTTCGAGGCGAGCTCCTGCGTCTCATGCTGCAGCCCGGAAGCCGAGCCCGCCCCTCCTGTCACCGGGTGCAGGGAACTGACGCCCGGGCCCGTGGCCGCTCCTCCCTGCTCACTTCCACTGTCTCTGTCCGCCATGATGCCTGCCGCCTGCCTGCCTTCTCcctctgtctgctgcagccCTACTGCCAGCCACCACGCCACGCCGCCGCTCTCGCGAGATCTGCGCACGGAGACACAAGAGACACATTTCAGCTCGCGAGTCGCACCTGTCGCCGCCAGAGCTCCCGCTGACATTCGGCGAGCCCGCGGGTGCCCGGTGTGGGACGGTGGTGCCCCCCAGCCCCTGGCAATACTTAATAAATAGGAATGAAAATAGggtggaaggaaaaaaaaaaaacattcggTTTCGCTTCGGCAAAATCCGGCGTCCGAGCAGGGAAGCTCCGTTTACACCCCTTTCTGAAGAATCGTAGCATAAGAAACTGCAAATCCGAGAATGTCGCACTACTTTCTAAAACAGTCACCGTGGTTTTGCCATATTAGCGCTAATAAACTAATGGCAACACAACAAGGAAAAAGCATATTTCGGCGTATGAAAATAAAGACAAGTACACAGACTGAGTTTAATAAGTCGTGTATCAGGCTCTATCAGCGAAGATTTTGGTTACCGCCCTAAGTCAAATAATTTATTTCGCAGGGAAAATTGCTACAGTGAAACTGCGTGTGTTAAACTGGCAATATCCAGTCCTGCGATAGTTTGGCAATACgacataaaaacacaaaaaacacgcCACTTACCACGGCCACTTAATTATTAATTGTTTATATAATTTTCATACAACCGTCAACAATATATGACTTCCCATACACAACTTTCGATTGCAAATTCATTGTTATTATACGCTACCTAACGCGGGTCGAGGCTAACACAGGTCTTCCGGACATACcttaaaataagaaaacaagATTATACATTTACAGCCTGTATATATATCTTTGGTTAAgctttaaaatttaaattatatgCTGGATTTATGAATCACAATTATATGAATGATATCTGTAACTAAACACACCCAAACGTATTAATGACATTATAATTAGGTATTCAATGTCGTTTccattttaaatacagtataagCATAAAACGTATTTTCAAAAATATGCAGGCACGTACATCATCGTAAACCCTTCACCAAAATATACTTACAAATGAAGTTATTTAAAAGCGTGCCGAATTTGTAGCGCGACAGGTTACGTACCATTAAAAGAATGAATTTGTCCCAAATGGTCTCATGAGGAATTTTCACTCAGAACTGGTTCTTTCTGTTATATTCTTGAAAAGGTTACTTTATGTATATTACGTCATTAGGTAGTTGTTTGAGTAATATGAAAGGAAACAGCAGAAATGCCTAGTACGTCTTTTTGCCACTAAGTaacacagtaataataataataataataatacaggcaatttatttaaaacattacattctACTGACTTACCTCGGAATTATCAGACAACGTAGCCATATAATCAGTTGTGTAAATAAATCTGTTGGAACATGTACCAAAAATGGGAGACACGTTCAGGTACTGAAGAGACATAAAATCTAGTCATGTTTGAAGTCTAATATGTTcttactttactcataaaacAGACGTCTTTATTTTCATGAAGCGTCCTGACAGCAGGGCTAGAACAGCAGTTTGTTCGTGAGGTAGGAATCTTCCGTAACTAAACAAAACGTACAATACGTGCCTTCAATCTGGCCATAAGCCAGAGTATATTATGAACCTTTATCTACACTTAGGCCTACGAACCGTGCTTCTGAATGAAAGGACAGCGAAACAGATGAATATTTAACGACCAAATCGCATTTTCAATACCTCCCCTGCTTATTGGCTAAAACGTGAAACGTAATAGTGTTTTAGTATGTTTGGCCAGAGTATTACGCAATATTGAGGCGCTGTATAGGgctaaattcaattcaatagtTGTAGCAATCCCTGCAGTATAGTTTCTTGGGTCAAACGGATCCTGAGACGCATTTTGTTGTACTTCTGAACAAGACAGGCTCCAAGAAAACTTTCCGGTTGAATGAATTGGCAAAACTTTCTTTAAGGCTTTCAGTCAAGCAAGTAAATGTCAAATTAATAACTTGAAATGACTCATGACCACCAATAAAAGTTTAATCCTCTTGAGTTCTAGAAATCGAGCACTCAAAACTAACTACAAAGCCGCAGAAAAGAAAACCAGactgtatttttacattttcatacaAACTGCCTAGtgaatatataattttaaaatatatcatTTGATATATCCTTTGTTATACATACTCTGATAGACTTGAAGGTCAGGTTCGTATCGCAATTCAAAACCCTAATATCTCAAATTCTAATCTAACAGTTCTATTCTAACGTATTTGACGAGTTAGTATACTATACTGCATATATTAATTAATCAAGTTGTAATTTTAATTACATCTTGGGTGCAGAAATCACATGTAATAATCACAAAAAATATCTATATACAGAGATAAAATGAAATGATAAAATTCAATGATAAATAGTTTTAATGATTGCAAATATATGTGTATTAAGcgagctaaattacttaatacAAAATATTGTAATAACATGACCTCTTTTTTTGATctgcatatattttatattcacTTTCTGAACTATATTTAGAAATTCGGCATAAATTTTACTGCACAACATGCGTCTGCTTATTTAGATGTGAACTAACCCTACAATCGATGCTATTTGTCTGGTTTCCTTTATGATTCTGATATATCTGTCCTATAGTATCGCTGAGTTAAAAATGaactatttttataaataaaaactgtaacacattagttttaaaaatatttacatctGACTCGCAGTATATTTATACAGGCTACTGAAGAAATTACCGCAAACGTATAACAATATACAAAGGAATTACATTGAAGTTTAATAAACACGCTAAGAGATTTTAAACTTAATTCCAGGCCATATTTGATCATGCTTTATATGCGTTTCGCTTTAAAAGAAGTTAAATGGTTTAACTGAGCATAAGTTAAATGGTTTAATAAGTTAAATGGTTTAAGATAActggttttattatttaaaatttcaAATATAACGCCCCAGGCTCGgttattaaatttattttagcGCAGAATCGTATCGAAAAAGTTTAACAGCATCGGGTACGATTTTAGAAGTTTTGTATGCATCTGAACGAATCAGATTACCGTTCTTTCAGGTTCTATATTAAGTCATTTTGACTTTGGCTGTTTGAGAGAATAATCGATCACTGTTCTTTTTTAAAATCCTGTTGATGAAATTATCAAAGATCTAAGCTACAAACTTGGAAAATACTCCGAATATTCGAAGCAGAACTTCTAAAGCAAAATATTTCGATTCTATAAATactttatatttgaaaaaat encodes:
- the puraa gene encoding purine-rich element binding protein Aa, which translates into the protein MADRDSGSEQGGAATGPGVSSLHPVTGGAGSASGLQHETQELASKRVDIQNKRFYLDVKQNAKGRFLKIAEVGAGGNKSRLTLSMSVAVEFRDYLGDFIEHYAQLGPSNPDIAQDEPRRALKSEFLVRENRKYYMDLKENQRGRFLRIRQTVNRGPGLGSTQGQTIALPAQGLIEFRDALAKLIDDYGVEDEPAELPEGTSLTVDNKRFFFDVGSNKYGVFMRVSEVKPTYRNSITVPYKVWSKFGNTFCKYAEEMKKIQEKQREKRACELQQQEELHPDDGDED